The genomic DNA gtcgattttattctcaaaaaatcctgtcttatatactaaaattctgtgggaaaaagaacatgaaatagcattacatcgatctcctttatcctaactcggtatgctgatgcgtttgacccctgccaggcgtcggctagtgtaggaggtctgtaatgttacaatgtctggcgattgttaccctatcgttttatgaccacgggtaatgcatcgtgcatctgtggttcagatgcgtatgcctattttcctattgcttattgcctgcgcgtcgtttgttctatttgtCAAATttgtctttccttcactgccctacgaccgtgccttgatcttcgcgttggtcgttttttcgtaaaactaatcgcgcaatgacaatgtatgcgttgtgttctagtgttaacctcTTTCAGCCCCAAGTGAAGAacactttcatttttattacacggcttgagtttatttatgatttccatatgtctggatattgtccctttttcgagatattttatgacataccctgacatgttaccataatttcgtctttcttacGGTACGGggtctttctgtgacttaaggttgtttttcctaagataatatttgccgatgagaatttatcctaaacaaagatatttagttatttaaagtttttcatctaactcttgcatgcctgtcagtttaactcaattttattttgtcgcgtttgCAACATCAAGGAAGCCAGCAATAGCCGggcaagacctctcgaggttgtagtgccaaataaAAAGTAGAAGAAGCACTTAGGATACTCCGCTAGTGCCTCCTTCCACGTTTGTCTGATGATTTTGAATaactgattgcatactttgaggcgCATGAAATTATGGTACATTCTTCTAAACCATCGAACTCTTTTCTTCACTCGCCACACCACATAAGAATAGTACTCGAACCGCGCTGGATCGCAATAAAACGGTGATGTTCTGTCACGATCGTGGGATGCCGATCATCTTAGGTTTCATCACGCACCGGGCGTCAAGAACTGTGCCATAGCGTACACGCGCTTAATTCGCACACATTTCGCTTCTGACACACCTTCTTTGCGATCGCGCCCAGCTTAAACCGCCCGTCCGTTGGCCGCCCGAATAGGTTTAGAATGGGAAACCCGACAACACCATACGCTCTCGATTCGTGtcatgcaaataaaaaaaggcaaacgaacgaacagcCAAGGACCATCAAAATGACCCGCGAAAATATATCGATCCAAGACCCCATAAGCCCCTTCAGGATCATTATCAATGCAAATCGTACGCAAAAAAGAGATGTATAATAGAACTGTTCCAACTGTTGCCGATGAGCTGCTCGGGGAAGGGGTATCGGCTGGTCGTTTGGGGTACACACGGCACGCGAATAGCTTCCTGGCGATCGGCGAGATGCACGATCGCCAAGACGCAACCCGTCACCGAACGAGTTCGATCGTTCGACGAACGAACACCCGCGCCCTGAACGTCTCACATTTAAGCATGCGCCGGGCCGGCCGGGATTCGTATTCGCGTTCCAACTCGCCGCTGTGTACGTAGTGCGTACGGGACAGTCTGATTTTTGCCAGCAGAAGTTCTTGCGTGTAGATCGATAGCCCCTGAAGCATCGAGAGCGTGTTGTCATTTTGGGTGAACACAACAGGTTCTACGGTCCTAAGTAACAATGACTCGATTTGTGGCCGTGCTAGTGCTGACTGTGTCGGTAGTTCTGTTGGAACTGTCCAGAAGTTCGTTCGGTGCATCGCTAGGTAACGCTGTGTCACCATGCCCCAACATTTTCCAGTACGCCACTGACCCGATAAAGCAGCAGATTTACGGTATCGTTGACACACGTGATCAGCAGGTGGACAAGATCGGAAAGCTGGAATTGCATCTCTCGATCGGAGGTGAGCTACACTCGGTAAGTAGCAGGCGCGTGCGGGTAAAAGTCCGCTCACTTCACtgatggaaaatatttgcagAAGTACGTCGGTTCGATAGAAGCGATCGAAGACAGTACCCAAATCTTGGACCAGTTCGGCAAAGGTCGCGGTGTGACGTACCGCATCAACTTCCCGATCCAGGAACCGCTGCCCAAAATAACGAAGATCGTCTTTAACGAGCGGGAGCTCTGCACGGGCCCAGCAGATCGCGGCTCGTTCGTAAGTGCCGTAACGCTGCGTCACTTTCTGCGGTCCGACTCGTGCAAGGATAAGTGCGACCACTCCAAGATAGTGCCAACGAATCTGAACCTACAGCTGAGTCCTCCCGTGTCCGCTAAGGTGTCGAATGCACCCTCGCTGCCCGTACCGGCAACGGCCGTAGCGGTACCGAAAGTGAGGGAAGGAACCGATACCACCCAGAAGCTCGGCGGCGATACGCCGGCAGTCCAGCACGAGTATCAGCGCACGATCGAGCGTAAGGAGGAAACGAACAATCCGCAGGACAACAGTACCTCGGTGAAGTACATCCGGGAGGAGATCACGTACCGCAAGCAGGTCATCTCGCCGGCCGGCGCAACGTCCCTGCAGCAAGACGAACTGCAGCTGCCCTCGTTCGTGACCAACTGACGTACTCGCCTTCAGTCAGGGCCTCGAGCCGTGTTTAGATCATGTACTACGTCATCACCGCGCAAGGGATTATGCACAACTTTCGATCAAGGCCTCCGGGTCGGTCCGGGATTGAATTCTGATTGAataaagcttcttttttttctgtaatcACAGTGAAACGACACCGCGGTACGAACGAGCGCGTGCGACGTCTGTGATAATGTACTTATATGGAGCTTCCTGCCTTAATCCGAGTGACGGCGTGCCGGTTGTGGCCTGCATAATTAGTAAGTTCGATCAACCTGTTTTCAGCCTAAACACCACCGGCgaacaagttttttttccttccgtgAGTCACCCGTGAATGGGAACAACCACGCCGTGATATACGTGCTCGTGCGGTGGGGTCTGTTCGTTATTAACTTCCTGTTTTCCACAATCTTGGGTGCTTTATTGCTCGCTGCGGACGGTAGAACTTTTTGGCTTTCGGTCTGGAGGACTGTGGTGATGTTGTCAAGGCTTCGGTTTAGTTCAAGCACCTGGCTTGGAAGCTGCTCGGTGGGCTGGGTTTAATCTCAaccgggggtttttttctctccactTATCAACTTGActcaatttaaatgcatgatTGGTAGACCGGAAATATGGGTTGCGTTCTGTTCTGGATGTCCTGCGGGGATCCAGGCAGTGATGTAGAAAGAAAGATAGACCGGGAAAGGAATATTTAtgatgcaaaaaacaaaacagaatcaATTATAGAGAGACTGTATGACAGAATTTCTGGTGATCCAGTAGCCGAAGTGTCGGTCCGTTCACGCTGCAGAACCGTACATCAAATCTCGTCCGGACCGGACCGTCTCCTCTTAACTACGGGTATAATGACGTTTAGGCAATCAGAAATGGTGGCCAAACACTGTCTTAACCAAACGCTTCACACTAGTGATGGGAATGTTTCGCAAATaaacgaacggaacggaactaGGTTCATTTGGAATAGCAACGGATTGGAACTGGCAGATTAATTAGCATGGAATCGCGAGGTGAGTGGGGGTCGTTCCTCTTGCAAggtttttatatattttcattGAAACGATTTAGGAAAACGCCTGATCATCATTCCGAACCTCCAACTTGATGCATCGATTCCATGAACCTGCCATGTTCAAAAATGTTGAACAGCACGAACCTGTTAGGTTCATTGGGGAACGCGTATCACTAATGAATACACTTCTCTTATGGTTTGCGAAACACTGGAAACGTGAGAGAAAATAGCGACAATAGCACTGAAATTTCTTCACAAAACTCTGAACAAAATGggtgtttaaatttattttcgattgTTCGTACGATTGTACCGTTtagtgatgtgcaaactgaGACAGATTGAGTGCATGActtaaatcttagcaatgCATGAcaagatttaaatcatcatgAAGAGTTTTTTTCAATTCACTTGTAATTAAACTCTCCatgccgactaaccactcactcactgcgttttaactcgcTCAATACGTTTTAATTTACTCACTGCGTTGTAACTAACTCATTTCGTTGTAACTCACTCACTTCATggtaactcactcacctcgttttaactTACTTTCTATGTTTCACTCACGCGTGAGTTAATTATCGCtttgataaattaaaacacgATGGCAAGATGATTTCAGTAATTTTTAGTATTTGAgataaaaataatgtaaaagccaggctacatgatgtgAGATGCCACAAAGATTTCACTATAACGAGGGGATATGCGAAATCTATacgtcaaaaagatttcgtctcctcgagctgaaatctcggGAAGATTTCGCTTCACTCTAGCCATCTCTGTCACTTGTTATGCGTTGCCATTGTTATTTTTCGGCTAAAGAGAGAGatgaagtgctctaaacaGCACGGGTAGAAGAACCGAGATGTTTTTGACGTAAAAATTTCGCCACTTTCCCCCTTTTAatcgaaatctttttggcatctcgcatcatgtagcttGGCTTAAATGCAATATCAAACTCACGAGTAGTGTTTTTTAAAGAAGAGAGGGCAACTCTCACTAACATGTGAGATGTGAGGCCTCCCGGTAGCTCTCGAGATCACTACCCAACACTGCTCACGAGTGAGTTAAATCGTACTGAGTGAGTTATAACGTACTGAGTGAGTTAAAATGAAGTGAGTGAGaggttagtcggcacggagtGTTAAATTATTTCTCGAGATTTAATTCTTAAGGAGTGAGTAAAAGATTTAACTCACTATTATAACTCATTCACCCTGATTTAATTCACGGTAAGGAGTGATTATTCCCATCACTACATTGTAGTTACTGCTTTGTTTCGTTTAGCAACGGTTCCGGAACCTGAGACTTTTAAAAGCTGCATAAATACGATCCACCCaatggaaattttattttctttgttttgtttgggttttggATTGTCTTGTAACAAACGCTCATCTATATTAGGCTTTAGGGTTGCCCTCTAGCCTAGAGTAACGTGTCAATTGGATCGGCAGATCTGTGGGCGGCTTGGATTGTCCTAGCAATAGACTGTCAGCACTATTTGGCAAATTCTTTCAGTGTCAGGTAGATTCGAACAATGGCTATGTATGCGTATCAGGATAGTCACAGACTTACTTGTGAGCATGGAGCATGCGCACTCTACACCGGGTACTGTTTAActcttgcttcttcttcctccagGCTTCGCCACCTGCGTAGTCATAGCAGCCATATAGTGTCTAACTagacggcaggaccagggttcattGGACCAggatacaggggttttcagttgataaggcaatagtttccatttttatggacTTTGAACTTTGTGCCGCGCTTGATTACGAACCCGTTGCCAGAATCGCCCGTGCACACCATCACCGCACTGGGCCATGTCTAAACACACACTATTTATATCGAAACTCCGAAGAAGAGCTCCACTTGGTAAACTTGGTGGAACTTGGTGGTGTTTCCACTAGTAGCTAGCTCCTCGAACTTTAGGCATTTGACGCTTTCTGCTATGCGGCCAGAGATGCGGCCTGATGCTTTCTCTTGTGAATTTCCATACCAGCAAATCCGGACATAGCATGCCGGGAAAATCCGCTCCTGGCTAGATCTCATCCGTCTCCGATTCGAATGTCTGGCAGTTTGTTTGgcgactctctctctctctctctcattatctccctctcttctctctctggCGAATTTTCATACATAACAATTCTCTCACGATCGTACGGGGAGAGAGATACAGTGACCGGCAAAATAAAGTGCCTACtccttattttttcattttctctcaCTTTTGGTGTTTGAAATTCTGATTTTCTGATCCGAGCTTTTTTTGTCTATGGAATATTTTTCCGACGTTTTTCAAGCAATAACTCAATGTGATTCTCGATGTGATAGGTATTTGCACCATTATACTAAAAAGAGTTGGAGGTATACGTGCTAATGAAGAGATAAATTGCTGAATTCTTCAAACTGAATGAGCGATCCAATAGGAAGTCCTGAGACGCATTGACACATCTCACAAGCTCAAGCGCACGCTTTATCAAATTTGATACTTTATCTTCCGACCGGAACACATGCTTGGTTGTTTGTATCTTTGTAAACTAAATCGACTGCCACCATATGCACTGCAAGCGAAGGAGTTACTCGATAGATGGTTCTCAATTTATTAAAGTTTGGTTTACGTTACGTTTACTTTGTTTCGACTCCCATGACGGGCGCCGAACGATAGACTTAGATCGctaaataaatacattttacGATCTACGCACTACACActgtatcgtttattttcTTGGTTTTGTTGACTTGGGTTGTCCTGGAATAAACGCTTAGCTAACGCGTTTCATCACTACACTTGGTTTCGGTTGCCCACCAGTCTAGGGCAATCTTGCAAACAGATCGGAAGACCCGTGGGCATGAGTCATCTTGGACTATGCTCTACCAAGATCCATCTCCGCTGGGCAGATCCTTGCAGCCATCAGGGGAACTCGACAGAATggccgtgtgtgcgtgtcaggATAGTCACAGACTTACTTGCTAGCTTGAAGCATGCGCAGGCTACACCGGACACCGTTCATTATCCTACGCTCCTTTAATCACTTTCCGCAACCAGTACCGGAGTGGTGCTACGTCCGTGTACACCACGTACTTATTACGCGCGCAGGTCAGAGTATTCGGGTCAAACTGTCCGACAGACACTACACCCCGAAGGTAGTACTTTGTGCCGCGCTTGATTACGAGCCCGCTGCCAGAATCGCCCGTGCACGGTACCGAACCGTGCCCATCGGCACAGAACAAACGCGACGAACCGGCAATCACCTTTTCCAGGTTACGCGAGCAGGACCGTCGGTCGACCACCGTAGCCGTGACGTAGCTCGGATACTTGGCTTCGCCGCTCTCGGTAACACCCCAGCCGGACACATAACCCTTTACGCCCACAATCTGCTCCAGGTTGTCGATTTCGGTCCACAGACAGATGGGCCGGACGAGATTGTTGTAGATGATCGGCTGGTCAACCTTCATCACGGCAATGTCCGAATCTGCCAGGCCCGTGTCCTCAAAGTAGTACTCGTCGTGTATCACGATTCTCACTACCTTACGTTCCTGCAGATCGGCATCGAAGAAGTTGTCGATGTTGTACATGCCCGGCACGGTCGACAAATCGTTCGGGTTACGCTCCGCTCCGTACGTATCGTACATGCAATGGGCAGCCGTCACCAGGTGCAACGTGGTAATGATTGTGCTGCCGCAAATGTACTTCGGTTTGGATGCGGCAATATCGAAGATCGGTGACGCCCACGGGAACTGTCCTTTCGGCGATCGTATGCCGTTAATCGAGAGACGGTTGAAGACTTGGGCCGGTTTGCCACATCCACTCAAACAGAGATAAGGAAAGAATaaatttgcatgaaaaaatAGAACACAAAATGCCGGGTTTTTGGTGCTTATAAGccaattttttttgctaaacttACATGTCCTCTTCCTCTGCACTGTAGTTCGGTTGCACCGGCTGCGGTCTTTGCGTTATCACCGGCTGCGGTCTTACCACCGGCTGCGTCACAACCGGCTGAGGTCTTTGCGTTATGATTTGCGGTGCCGGAGTCTGCACCGGCCGATAGATGGGAATTTGCGGTGCCGGCGTCTGTGGCGGTTGGTACTGTAAGACGTTGACGTTGTTGACGTTGTTGACGTTGTTGCCATTACCACCGTTCGCCAACGGTTGCATCTGCGTGAAGAGCGTGTGCTCCAGGTTGATGGTGGTCACAACCTGTCCGGTCGCTTTCTGACCGGTACAGATCGTTTGACCGTTCACGCTAATTGCCAGCACGCTCGGGATCACATTTTTGAACGGGAAATTAACGCGATACTGTGCCGGCAGGTTGCTGTAGATGTCGCGGAACGTTTGCTCCCTCGATTTCACTAGTGTGATCGATCCGACGTTGTTctgcaaacgaaaacaatgtggtaaaaattgtgagattTACGATAAAGCCCTAGTGTTCGATTCCGTGTTAACGGCATATAAATGTGTCTCTGTAATCCGCTGGCAGGTTCGTAGTAAATTAGTACGCGCAGATGAGGCCAGCAGACGAAGAACATCAGCTCGAAAAGCTTTTGCTAACCAAACCCTCCCCAAAACTGGTTTCTCCCTCTTTCGGTATAAAACAAAAGAGTGGCAACAAAAACTGC from Anopheles stephensi strain Indian chromosome 2, UCI_ANSTEP_V1.0, whole genome shotgun sequence includes the following:
- the LOC118505124 gene encoding uncharacterized protein LOC118505124, encoding MTRFVAVLVLTVSVVLLELSRSSFGASLGNAVSPCPNIFQYATDPIKQQIYGIVDTRDQQVDKIGKLELHLSIGGELHSKYVGSIEAIEDSTQILDQFGKGRGVTYRINFPIQEPLPKITKIVFNERELCTGPADRGSFVSAVTLRHFLRSDSCKDKCDHSKIVPTNLNLQLSPPVSAKVSNAPSLPVPATAVAVPKVREGTDTTQKLGGDTPAVQHEYQRTIERKEETNNPQDNSTSVKYIREEITYRKQVISPAGATSLQQDELQLPSFVTN
- the LOC118505122 gene encoding serine protease gd-like, translated to MLTVRINAKSSTRYPAFSLLLRTCVCLLVLLGPVAHSPVEGQYLRSPCPNVFSYRLDPSSNQVFGYVQLQGLRIGQLVKLNVDLSIGIAVPQNNVGSITLVKSREQTFRDIYSNLPAQYRVNFPFKNVIPSVLAISVNGQTICTGQKATGQVVTTINLEHTLFTQMQPLANGGNGNNVNNVNNVNVLQYQPPQTPAPQIPIYRPVQTPAPQIITQRPQPVVTQPVVRPQPVITQRPQPVQPNYSAEEEDICGKPAQVFNRLSINGIRSPKGQFPWASPIFDIAASKPKYICGSTIITTLHLVTAAHCMYDTYGAERNPNDLSTVPGMYNIDNFFDADLQERKVVRIVIHDEYYFEDTGLADSDIAVMKVDQPIIYNNLVRPICLWTEIDNLEQIVGVKGYVSGWGVTESGEAKYPSYVTATVVDRRSCSRNLEKVIAGSSRLFCADGHGSVPCTGDSGSGLVIKRGTKYYLRGVVSVGQFDPNTLTCARNKYVVYTDVAPLRYWLRKVIKGA